In Palaemon carinicauda isolate YSFRI2023 chromosome 41, ASM3689809v2, whole genome shotgun sequence, the following are encoded in one genomic region:
- the mRpL48 gene encoding large ribosomal subunit protein mL48 — protein MMFTVGRATSRVSCLASRLISSSQRFSSSQFDPPYLDVTTAEIPEYPLLNVQMKSRDFTVLEHYSKWVHKTALNMGIEVEDTWATPSEKFRIQTYEPNSTRIESEYNLQIYERTVQLADLSSILAPLFIEVIQHGLPDCVDLHVQEHLLEHSEVRYIPDLELKELRAQLHDMGGPSKSKN, from the exons ATGATGTTCACTGTAGGGAGA GCAACATCAAGGGTTTCTTGTTTGGCTAGTCGACTAATTTCTTCCTCTCAGCGATTCAGTTCAAGCCAGTTTGATCCTCCTTATTTAGAT GTAACAACAGCAGAAATTCCAGAATACCCCCTCCTCAATGTTCAGATGAAAAGCAGAGACTTCACTGTATTAGAACATTACTCGAAGTGGGTACACAAAACGGCTCTTAACATGGGCATTGAAGTAGAAGATAC atgGGCGACTCCTTCAGAAAAATTCCGTATACAAACCTACGAACCTAATAGTACCCGGATAGAGTCCGAGTATAATTTGCAAATTTATGAACGAACTGTACAG CTTGCAGATTTATCTTCTATATTAGCACCTCTGTTCATAGAAGTGATCCAGCACGGTTTACCTGATTGTGTAGATCTCCATGTGCAGGAACATTTGCTAGAGCATTCTGAG GTACGTTACATCCCCGATCTGGAATTGAAGGAGCTTAGAGCACAGTTACATGATATGGGTGGACCCTCTAAGTCAAAAAATTAG